In Pseudoxanthomonas indica, the following are encoded in one genomic region:
- the rpoZ gene encoding DNA-directed RNA polymerase subunit omega, with amino-acid sequence MARITVEDCLEVVNNRFDLVTMAAKRARQLANGVEPTIDNSESGDKPTVLALREIAARKIDNDLIDRVEKAERERAEREALEWAAAEVVADEDMSKGDD; translated from the coding sequence ATGGCCCGCATCACCGTCGAAGATTGCCTGGAAGTCGTCAACAACCGTTTTGACCTGGTCACGATGGCCGCCAAGCGCGCCCGCCAGCTCGCCAACGGTGTGGAACCGACCATCGACAACAGCGAGAGCGGCGACAAGCCGACCGTGCTGGCGCTGCGCGAGATTGCCGCCCGCAAGATCGACAACGATCTGATTGATCGCGTCGAGAAGGCAGAGCGTGAACGCGCCGAGCGTGAAGCGCTGGAATGGGCTGCCGCCGAAGTGGTCGCCGACGAAGACATGTCCAAGGGCGACGACTGA
- the gmk gene encoding guanylate kinase, with amino-acid sequence MSRRGTLYIVAAPSGAGKSSIVNAVLARDEEIALSISFTSRAPRPGERHAQHYHFIAADEFKAMIKAGDFFEYALVHGDWKGTARQSVEPQLSAGKDVLLEIDWQGARQVREKVPDAVSVFILPPSRDALEQRMHARGQDSEEVIQLRLAAAQEEMSHYGEFDYVIVNDVFETACAQMHAIFTASRLRREAQEQRHGDLIRALLAE; translated from the coding sequence ATGAGCCGCCGGGGCACTCTCTATATCGTCGCCGCGCCGTCGGGCGCAGGCAAAAGCAGCATCGTCAATGCGGTGCTGGCGCGTGACGAGGAAATCGCCCTGTCGATTTCCTTCACCTCGCGCGCGCCGCGCCCGGGTGAGCGGCATGCACAGCACTACCACTTCATTGCCGCCGATGAATTCAAGGCCATGATCAAGGCCGGGGATTTCTTCGAGTACGCGCTGGTCCATGGCGACTGGAAGGGCACCGCCCGCCAGTCGGTGGAACCCCAGCTCAGCGCCGGCAAGGACGTGCTGCTGGAAATCGACTGGCAAGGCGCGCGCCAGGTGCGCGAGAAGGTGCCGGACGCGGTCAGCGTGTTCATCCTGCCGCCTTCGCGCGACGCCCTGGAGCAGCGCATGCACGCGCGCGGCCAGGACAGCGAAGAGGTGATCCAGCTGCGCTTGGCGGCGGCGCAGGAGGAAATGTCCCACTACGGCGAGTTCGACTACGTCATCGTCAACGACGTCTTCGAGACCGCCTGCGCGCAGATGCATGCCATCTTCACCGCCAGCCGCCTGCGCCGCGAGGCCCAGGAACAACGGCACGGCGACCTGATCCGGGCATTGCTGGCGGAATAG
- a CDS encoding YicC/YloC family endoribonuclease encodes MIRSMTAFATVERATDAGTLNGELRAVNHRFLELGVRLPEELRGLEPALRERISARVSRGKLDFTLRLRAPEGSGHLQVNAGLVDQLAGLAADLGGRFPGLRTDLGELLQFPGVLQSRLGDPAVLQTEALALVDTLVEQFLSSREREGQKLAAAIQERVDGIAARAAEVRELIPLIRAGQRQKLEARLADLSQPGDPGRLEQELVLWLQKLDVDEELDRLDSHIKEIRRVFKQTEPVGRRLDFLLQEFNREANTLGSKSVDTRTTNLAVELKVLIDQIREQVQNIE; translated from the coding sequence ATGATCCGCAGCATGACCGCCTTTGCGACGGTTGAACGCGCCACCGACGCCGGCACGCTCAACGGCGAACTGCGCGCGGTCAACCACCGCTTCCTGGAGTTGGGCGTGCGTCTGCCCGAGGAGCTGCGCGGACTGGAACCGGCACTGCGCGAGCGGATCAGCGCGCGCGTATCGCGCGGCAAGCTCGATTTCACCCTGCGCCTGCGCGCGCCCGAGGGTAGTGGCCATCTGCAGGTCAATGCCGGGCTGGTGGATCAGCTGGCTGGCCTGGCGGCGGACCTGGGCGGGCGTTTCCCGGGGCTGCGCACCGATCTGGGCGAGCTGCTGCAGTTTCCCGGCGTATTGCAGAGCCGCCTGGGTGATCCGGCGGTCCTGCAGACCGAAGCCCTGGCCCTGGTCGACACGCTGGTGGAGCAATTCCTGTCCTCGCGTGAACGCGAAGGCCAGAAGCTGGCCGCCGCCATCCAGGAGCGGGTGGATGGCATCGCCGCGCGCGCAGCCGAGGTGCGCGAGTTGATTCCGCTGATTCGCGCCGGCCAGCGGCAGAAGCTGGAAGCACGCCTGGCCGACCTGAGCCAGCCCGGCGATCCCGGCCGGCTGGAACAGGAACTGGTGCTGTGGCTGCAGAAGCTGGACGTGGACGAGGAACTGGATCGCCTGGACAGCCACATCAAGGAAATCCGCCGCGTGTTCAAGCAGACCGAACCGGTCGGGCGCCGGCTGGATTTCCTGCTGCAGGAATTCAACCGCGAAGCCAACACCCTGGGCTCCAAGTCGGTGGATACCCGCACCACCAACCTGGCGGTGGAACTGAAAGTGCTGATCGACCAGATTCGCGAACAAGTGCAGAACATCGAATGA
- a CDS encoding RelA/SpoT family protein: protein MNPGRSAKALRNAAATPGDGIPDYLVQFEKSARYLPKDQLPLLRRAWEVGAAAHAGQTRKSGEDYITHPVAVAGVLAELGMDAETLIAAILHDTIEDTPLTREGIAAEFGESVAELVDGVTKLDKLKFRDRKEAAAESFRKMLLAMSRDLRVIMIKLADRLHNMRTLGAQSAEARQRIARETLEIYAPIAQRLGMNLVKSELQDLGFRALHPWRHAVIDKHIRSQPVMRRESMAQIEAHLSQRLTKEGLEHRLVSRIKTPWSIYNKMQGEGKSFDQVMDVFGFRVVVESVPACYHALGAVHAQYKPLDGRFRDFIAIPKANGYQSLHTVLFGPYGSPIEVQIRTTEMDLIAERGIAAHWTYKYGIDAPNSAQNRAHAWISELIDNQRAAGSSLEFLDNVKVDLFPDEVYLFTPKGKILSLPRNSTALDFAYAVHTDVGNQAVASRVDKRLVPLRTKLASGQSVEIITAKSAAPKPQWLEFVVTSKARTAIRHQLKQLEHEDAVQLGHRMLDRALEELDSSLEKLPQQRLDAFMAEHRYPRLEAFLADVALGNWMPAQAAQALTAYAELRSGGHSRHSQEKILINGTQRGVVSFANCCQPIPGDEIMGYHTAGKGIVVHRMDCPNVVEFRKSPERWVPIAWDASVTGDYDASLLIDVENRPGVLAQVAAAVAKSQSNIERVEYLERDINVAVLRFSIQVRDRNHLAEVMRRLRRLNVVHGVRRQ from the coding sequence ATGAACCCAGGCCGCTCCGCCAAGGCACTCCGCAATGCCGCCGCCACCCCCGGCGACGGCATTCCGGACTACCTCGTCCAATTCGAAAAATCCGCGCGCTACCTGCCCAAGGATCAGCTGCCGCTGCTGCGCCGCGCCTGGGAAGTGGGGGCCGCCGCGCACGCCGGCCAGACCCGCAAATCCGGCGAGGACTACATCACCCATCCAGTGGCCGTGGCCGGCGTACTGGCCGAACTGGGCATGGATGCCGAGACGCTGATCGCGGCGATCCTGCACGACACCATCGAAGACACGCCGCTGACGCGCGAGGGCATCGCCGCCGAGTTCGGCGAGTCGGTGGCCGAACTGGTCGATGGCGTCACCAAGCTGGACAAGCTCAAGTTCCGCGATCGCAAGGAGGCCGCGGCCGAAAGCTTCCGCAAGATGCTGCTGGCCATGTCACGCGACTTGCGCGTGATCATGATCAAGCTGGCCGATCGCCTGCACAACATGCGCACGCTGGGCGCGCAGAGCGCCGAAGCGCGCCAGCGCATCGCCCGCGAAACGCTGGAAATCTACGCCCCCATCGCCCAGCGCCTGGGCATGAACCTGGTCAAGTCCGAGTTGCAGGATCTCGGCTTCCGCGCGCTGCATCCGTGGCGCCACGCGGTGATCGACAAGCACATCCGCAGCCAGCCGGTGATGCGGCGCGAATCGATGGCGCAGATCGAGGCGCACCTGTCGCAGCGCCTGACCAAGGAAGGCCTGGAACATCGGCTGGTCAGCCGCATCAAAACCCCCTGGAGCATCTACAACAAGATGCAGGGCGAAGGCAAAAGCTTCGACCAGGTGATGGACGTGTTCGGCTTCCGCGTGGTCGTGGAGTCGGTACCGGCCTGCTACCACGCACTCGGCGCGGTGCATGCGCAGTACAAGCCGCTGGACGGACGCTTCCGCGACTTCATCGCCATTCCCAAGGCCAACGGCTACCAGTCGCTGCACACGGTGTTGTTCGGCCCGTACGGCTCGCCGATCGAGGTGCAGATCCGCACCACCGAAATGGATCTGATCGCCGAGCGCGGCATCGCCGCGCACTGGACCTACAAGTACGGCATCGACGCGCCCAACAGCGCGCAGAACCGCGCGCATGCGTGGATCTCGGAGCTGATCGACAACCAGCGCGCGGCCGGTTCCTCGCTGGAGTTCCTCGACAACGTCAAGGTCGATCTGTTCCCGGACGAGGTCTACCTGTTCACGCCCAAGGGCAAGATTCTTTCCTTGCCGCGCAACTCCACCGCGCTGGATTTCGCCTACGCGGTGCACACCGACGTCGGCAACCAGGCGGTGGCCTCGCGCGTGGACAAGCGGCTGGTGCCGCTGCGCACCAAGCTGGCCAGTGGCCAGAGCGTTGAGATCATCACCGCCAAGTCGGCCGCGCCCAAACCGCAGTGGCTGGAGTTTGTGGTCACCAGCAAGGCGCGCACGGCGATTCGCCACCAGCTCAAGCAGCTGGAACACGAAGACGCCGTGCAACTGGGCCACCGCATGCTCGATCGCGCGCTGGAGGAACTGGACAGCTCGCTGGAAAAACTGCCGCAGCAGCGCCTCGACGCCTTCATGGCCGAACACCGCTATCCGCGGCTGGAAGCTTTCCTGGCCGATGTGGCGCTGGGCAACTGGATGCCCGCGCAGGCGGCGCAGGCGCTCACCGCCTATGCGGAACTGCGCAGCGGCGGACACTCGCGCCATTCGCAGGAAAAGATCCTGATCAATGGCACCCAGCGCGGCGTGGTCAGTTTCGCCAACTGCTGCCAGCCGATTCCCGGCGACGAGATCATGGGCTACCACACGGCCGGCAAGGGCATCGTGGTGCACCGCATGGATTGCCCCAACGTGGTGGAGTTCCGCAAGTCGCCCGAACGCTGGGTGCCGATCGCCTGGGACGCCAGCGTCACCGGCGACTACGACGCCTCGCTGTTGATCGATGTGGAAAACCGCCCCGGCGTGCTCGCCCAGGTGGCGGCGGCGGTGGCCAAGAGCCAATCCAACATCGAGCGGGTGGAATACCTGGAACGCGACATCAACGTGGCGGTGCTGCGCTTCTCCATCCAGGTGCGCGACCGCAATCACCTGGCCGAGGTGATGCGTCGCCTGCGCCGCTTGAATGTCGTGCACGGTGTCCGCCGCCAGTAA